From the Caballeronia sp. NK8 genome, one window contains:
- a CDS encoding AAA family ATPase, translated as MTTAVVKQELAVASFSKVYSLDDVEAALNDLTEGASDALRATYEKMLKVGNLRFCVKPNRMPSIDDLAADLPNFEEPLADIRKQIALCLETDDRLELMPMLLLGEPGIGKTHFAKQLARLLGTSCHYVAMSSLTAGWILSGASSQWRNAKPGKVFDALVNGSYANPVITVDEIDKATGDAQYDPLGALYALLEHDTAQTFIDEFAEVPINAGNVVWIATANDARAIPEPLLNRMNVYEIPAPDRDGARRIAQSIYAEIRNAHTWGARFPETLGDAPLDALTQASPRGMRRAVLNAFGNARIDSRHHIEARDIQLDRNSRRKAIGF; from the coding sequence ATGACGACAGCCGTGGTCAAACAGGAACTCGCGGTGGCATCGTTCAGCAAGGTCTACAGTCTCGACGACGTGGAAGCCGCGCTCAACGACCTCACCGAAGGCGCAAGCGACGCCTTGCGCGCCACCTACGAAAAGATGCTCAAGGTGGGCAATCTGCGCTTTTGCGTGAAGCCCAACCGCATGCCGTCGATCGACGATCTAGCCGCCGACCTCCCCAACTTCGAGGAACCGCTTGCCGATATCCGCAAGCAGATCGCGCTGTGTCTCGAAACCGACGACCGCCTCGAACTCATGCCCATGTTGCTGCTCGGCGAGCCGGGCATCGGCAAGACGCACTTCGCGAAACAGCTCGCGCGGCTGCTCGGCACATCCTGCCATTACGTCGCGATGAGCTCGCTCACGGCGGGCTGGATTCTGTCGGGGGCGTCGTCGCAATGGCGCAACGCGAAGCCAGGCAAGGTCTTCGACGCGCTCGTGAACGGCAGCTACGCGAACCCCGTCATCACCGTCGATGAAATCGACAAGGCTACTGGCGACGCGCAGTACGATCCGCTCGGCGCGCTCTACGCGCTGCTGGAGCACGACACGGCGCAGACTTTCATCGACGAATTCGCCGAGGTGCCGATCAACGCAGGCAACGTGGTGTGGATCGCCACGGCCAACGACGCGCGCGCGATCCCCGAGCCGCTTTTGAACCGCATGAACGTCTACGAGATTCCGGCGCCCGATCGCGACGGCGCGCGGCGCATCGCGCAGTCGATTTACGCCGAAATCCGCAATGCTCACACATGGGGCGCGCGCTTTCCCGAAACGCTCGGCGATGCGCCGCTCGACGCGCTCACGCAGGCGTCGCCGCGCGGCATGCGGCGTGCGGTACTGAATGCGTTCGGCAACGCACGTATCGACAGCCGGCACCACATCGAGGCGCGCGATATCCAGCTCGACCGGAATTCGCGCAGGAAAGCTATCGGGTTCTGA
- a CDS encoding GGDEF domain-containing protein, protein MFSPVSILVVTALSSILSILVLISLLSHEIDGVPRWLWANVLAIVSLVLFAMQNVAPAWLGVVVANQLLAATVLLIYEGCNEFFDVHLRPAQRWAGWIMWLAVMAGIVYFTYVVPDVHVRVVIVSAFHAACDLAIAGRVLLGRPKERPRYNYLFVAGAAALGTLGHTIRGAIYAVQPPAQAALLQPGPMQITFLALGILVLPSLCIGLVMMAHDRLAQRLERLARFDDLTGALSRKAFLAAAVERLARAGNTGRREYVAVVDVDHFKSVNDRYGHAAGDDVLRHFAAIVRARIRDGDAFGRIGGEEFCLFCTADRSEDVTALVERLRRTVEATPCAVPGGVLNYTFSAGIARWDGREPLASLMARADSLLYAAKVAGRNRVKASGAEELVQASSISPYF, encoded by the coding sequence ATGTTCAGCCCCGTCAGCATTCTCGTCGTCACCGCGCTATCGAGCATTCTCTCGATACTGGTGCTGATCTCGCTGCTCTCACACGAGATCGACGGCGTGCCGCGCTGGCTCTGGGCGAACGTGCTGGCCATCGTGTCGCTCGTGCTGTTCGCCATGCAGAACGTGGCGCCCGCGTGGCTCGGCGTCGTGGTCGCGAATCAGTTGCTGGCCGCGACCGTTCTGCTGATCTACGAAGGCTGCAACGAATTCTTCGATGTGCATCTGCGACCCGCGCAACGCTGGGCGGGCTGGATCATGTGGCTCGCCGTGATGGCGGGCATCGTGTACTTCACCTACGTCGTGCCCGATGTGCACGTGCGCGTGGTGATCGTGTCGGCGTTTCATGCCGCCTGCGATCTCGCGATTGCCGGCCGCGTGCTGCTCGGGCGTCCGAAGGAGCGGCCGCGCTACAACTATCTGTTCGTCGCCGGCGCGGCGGCGCTCGGCACGCTCGGCCATACGATCCGCGGCGCGATCTACGCTGTGCAGCCGCCCGCGCAGGCGGCGCTGCTGCAACCCGGGCCGATGCAGATCACGTTTCTCGCGCTGGGAATTCTCGTGCTGCCGTCGTTGTGCATCGGGCTCGTGATGATGGCGCACGACCGGCTGGCGCAGCGGCTCGAACGGCTCGCGCGCTTCGACGATCTCACGGGCGCGTTGTCGCGAAAGGCGTTTCTGGCTGCGGCGGTTGAGCGGCTCGCGCGCGCCGGAAATACCGGCCGGCGCGAATATGTGGCGGTGGTCGACGTCGATCATTTCAAGAGCGTGAACGACCGCTACGGTCACGCGGCGGGCGACGACGTGCTGCGCCACTTCGCGGCCATCGTGCGGGCGCGCATCCGCGATGGCGATGCGTTCGGCCGCATCGGCGGCGAGGAGTTCTGTCTGTTCTGCACGGCGGACCGCAGCGAGGATGTCACCGCGCTCGTCGAGCGGCTGCGCAGGACCGTCGAAGCGACGCCGTGCGCCGTGCCCGGCGGCGTGCTGAATTACACCTTCAGCGCGGGTATCGCGAGGTGGGACGGGCGCGAGCCGCTCGCCTCGTTGATGGCGCGGGCCGATAGCCTGCTGTATGCCGCGAAGGTCGCGGGCCGTAATCGTGTGAAGGCGTCTGGCGCGGAGGAACTCGTTCAAGCCTCTTCGATATCGCCATACTTCTGA
- a CDS encoding response regulator, which translates to MNTTAEASGGAAQGRRILLVDDSADAAFALSMLLEALGHVVRSEHDGPRALASIDDFKPDVVVLDIGLPGMSGFDVAREMRKREATQHALLLALTGWGSDADRRSALDAGFDHHLTKPVDVACLEVLLAKPRA; encoded by the coding sequence ATGAACACTACCGCCGAAGCAAGCGGCGGCGCGGCGCAAGGCCGCCGCATTCTGCTCGTCGACGACAGCGCCGATGCGGCGTTCGCCCTGTCGATGCTGCTCGAAGCGCTCGGTCACGTCGTGCGCAGCGAGCACGACGGGCCGCGCGCGCTCGCATCGATCGATGATTTCAAACCCGATGTGGTCGTGCTCGATATCGGTTTGCCGGGCATGAGCGGCTTCGACGTGGCGCGCGAAATGAGAAAGCGCGAAGCCACGCAGCACGCGCTGCTGCTCGCGCTGACCGGCTGGGGCAGTGACGCCGATCGCCGCAGCGCGCTCGATGCGGGCTTCGATCATCATCTGACCAAGCCCGTCGACGTCGCCTGTCTGGAAGTGCTGCTCGCGAAGCCGCGAGCGTAA
- a CDS encoding RidA family protein codes for MSQLPKFTMVDAAPTPVGPFSHAAEADGWVFLTGQMPTDPVDDGAPLPEGVAAQTRRVMDNLILVLNGVGLTLDNVVSARIFLTEFKRDYDAMNAVYRSYFLPKPLPARTCIGVTGLARDALVEIDFVAKRP; via the coding sequence GTGAGCCAACTGCCCAAATTCACGATGGTCGATGCCGCGCCGACGCCTGTCGGACCGTTCTCGCACGCGGCCGAGGCCGACGGCTGGGTGTTCCTGACGGGCCAGATGCCGACCGATCCCGTCGACGACGGCGCACCGCTGCCCGAAGGCGTCGCGGCGCAGACCCGGCGAGTGATGGACAACCTGATTCTCGTGCTGAACGGCGTCGGCCTCACGCTCGACAACGTGGTCAGCGCGCGCATCTTCCTCACCGAGTTCAAGCGCGATTACGACGCGATGAACGCAGTGTATCGCTCGTACTTTCTGCCGAAGCCGCTGCCGGCGCGCACGTGCATCGGCGTGACGGGACTCGCGCGCGATGCGCTCGTGGAGATCGATTTCGTCGCGAAGCGTCCCTAA
- a CDS encoding NAD(P)/FAD-dependent oxidoreductase translates to MDRIECVVIGAGAVGLAIARALAMRGREVIVLESGEGIGIGTSSRNSEVIHAGIYYPRGSLKAELCVRGRDMLYEFCQAHGVPHRQCGKLLVATARNQVPQLAALEQKGIENRVKGLTRISGAQAAEMEPQLQCVEAVWSPLTGIVDSHQYMLALQGEAENRGANIVFHTPVASIDAREGCFIVETGGESPTRFRASYLINSAGLWANAIARNIRGLDDRHVPPLYFAKGNYFSVSGRAPFERLIYPMPNEAGLGVHLTIDLGGQAKFGPDVEWVQALNYDVDLRRAESFYAAIRAYWPGLPDDALQPAYAGIRPKLSGPGQAAADFMIQGKSAHGVPGLVNLYGIESPGLTASLAIAERVADMAR, encoded by the coding sequence ATGGATCGGATCGAGTGCGTGGTAATCGGAGCGGGCGCGGTCGGGCTGGCGATCGCCCGGGCGCTGGCGATGCGCGGGCGCGAAGTCATCGTGCTGGAATCGGGCGAGGGCATCGGCATCGGCACGAGCTCGCGCAACAGCGAGGTGATTCACGCGGGCATCTACTATCCGCGCGGATCGCTGAAGGCAGAGCTGTGCGTGCGCGGGCGCGACATGCTCTACGAGTTCTGTCAGGCGCACGGCGTGCCGCACCGGCAATGCGGCAAACTGCTCGTCGCCACGGCGCGCAATCAGGTGCCGCAACTGGCAGCGCTGGAGCAGAAGGGCATCGAGAACCGCGTCAAGGGGCTCACGCGCATCAGCGGCGCGCAGGCGGCCGAGATGGAGCCGCAACTGCAATGCGTCGAGGCGGTGTGGTCGCCGCTGACGGGCATCGTCGACAGTCATCAGTACATGCTCGCGCTGCAGGGCGAAGCGGAGAACCGCGGCGCGAACATCGTGTTCCATACGCCCGTCGCGTCGATCGACGCGCGCGAGGGCTGCTTCATCGTCGAGACGGGCGGCGAGTCGCCCACGCGCTTTCGGGCGTCGTATCTGATTAACAGCGCGGGACTGTGGGCGAACGCGATCGCGCGCAATATTCGCGGCCTCGACGATCGCCACGTGCCGCCGCTCTACTTCGCGAAGGGCAATTACTTCAGCGTGAGCGGACGCGCGCCGTTCGAACGGCTCATCTATCCGATGCCGAATGAAGCCGGCCTCGGCGTGCATCTGACGATCGATCTCGGCGGCCAGGCGAAGTTCGGGCCGGACGTCGAATGGGTGCAGGCGCTCAACTACGACGTCGATCTGCGCCGCGCCGAATCGTTCTACGCGGCGATCCGCGCGTACTGGCCAGGCCTCCCCGACGACGCGTTGCAGCCCGCGTATGCGGGCATCCGGCCCAAGCTGTCCGGCCCGGGCCAGGCGGCGGCGGACTTCATGATTCAGGGCAAGTCGGCGCACGGCGTGCCGGGGCTGGTGAATCTGTACGGCATCGAGTCGCCAGGACTGACGGCGTCGCTTGCGATCGCGGAGCGCGTCGCCGACATGGCGCGCTGA
- a CDS encoding DUF72 domain-containing protein codes for MAASKRNAARIRIGIGGWTFEPWRGTFYPEGLAQKRELEYASRALTSIEVNGTFYGSQKPATFIKWRDETPDDFVFSLKAPRYATNRRVLAEAGDTIERFFGSGVLELGDKLGPINWQFAATKKFDAEDFERFLELLPANIEGRAIRHAVEVRHESFCDPAFIALARKYRVAVVIAGDSKYPQIADMTAPFVYARIMGTTEKQAKGYAKAALDQWTGRAQTWAAGGSPADLQTFGKPAPKAASRDVFVYVISGFKERNPAAAIALIERLKD; via the coding sequence ATGGCCGCCTCTAAACGCAACGCCGCGCGCATCCGCATCGGCATCGGCGGATGGACGTTCGAGCCGTGGCGCGGCACGTTCTATCCCGAGGGTCTCGCGCAGAAGCGCGAGCTCGAATACGCGAGCCGCGCGCTCACCAGCATCGAAGTGAACGGCACGTTCTACGGCTCGCAAAAGCCCGCGACCTTCATCAAGTGGCGCGACGAGACGCCGGACGATTTCGTGTTCTCGCTCAAGGCGCCGCGCTACGCGACGAATCGCCGTGTGCTGGCCGAAGCCGGCGATACGATCGAACGTTTTTTCGGCAGCGGCGTGCTCGAACTCGGAGACAAGCTCGGTCCGATCAACTGGCAATTCGCGGCGACCAAGAAGTTCGACGCCGAGGATTTCGAGCGCTTTCTCGAACTGCTGCCCGCGAATATCGAAGGCCGCGCGATCCGTCACGCGGTCGAAGTCCGACACGAGAGTTTCTGCGATCCGGCGTTCATCGCGCTCGCGCGAAAGTATCGCGTCGCGGTGGTGATCGCGGGTGATTCGAAGTATCCGCAGATCGCGGATATGACCGCGCCTTTCGTCTACGCGCGCATCATGGGCACGACCGAAAAGCAGGCGAAGGGTTATGCGAAAGCGGCCCTCGATCAATGGACCGGGCGCGCGCAAACGTGGGCCGCGGGCGGCTCGCCGGCCGACTTGCAGACCTTCGGCAAGCCGGCCCCGAAAGCCGCATCGCGCGATGTGTTCGTCTACGTCATCAGCGGCTTCAAGGAGCGCAATCCGGCTGCGGCGATTGCGCTCATCGAACGTCTGAAGGACTAG
- a CDS encoding alpha-ketoglutarate-dependent dioxygenase AlkB, producing the protein MFDLFDDIPKPDIVWHPDWIDADEASDLMGALIAEVGWQQDTMTTPGGRVPLPRLTAWQGEPDAVYVYSGIRNVPQPWTPAVAQLRERAEAACGARFNSVLLNRYRSGLDSMGWHADKERELGPEPVIASVSLGATRTFEFRHARTHTTHTLALTHGSLLVMRGRTQLEWVHRVPKEPGARGERINLTFRSVDASKRVNKRA; encoded by the coding sequence ATGTTCGATCTATTCGACGACATTCCCAAACCCGACATCGTCTGGCATCCGGACTGGATCGATGCCGACGAAGCCTCCGACCTGATGGGCGCGCTGATCGCGGAAGTCGGCTGGCAGCAGGACACGATGACCACGCCCGGCGGCCGCGTGCCGTTGCCGCGCCTGACGGCATGGCAGGGCGAACCGGATGCGGTCTATGTGTATTCGGGCATCCGCAACGTGCCGCAGCCGTGGACGCCGGCCGTCGCGCAACTGCGAGAGCGCGCCGAAGCCGCCTGCGGCGCGCGCTTCAACAGCGTGCTGCTGAACCGCTATCGCAGCGGCCTCGACAGCATGGGCTGGCACGCCGACAAGGAACGCGAACTCGGCCCGGAACCGGTGATCGCATCGGTGAGTCTCGGCGCAACGCGCACCTTCGAGTTCCGCCACGCGCGCACGCACACGACGCACACGCTCGCGCTGACGCACGGCAGCCTGCTCGTGATGCGCGGGCGCACGCAGCTCGAATGGGTGCATCGCGTGCCGAAAGAGCCGGGCGCGCGCGGCGAGCGCATCAATCTCACGTTCCGCAGTGTCGATGCGTCGAAGCGCGTAAACAAGCGCGCTTAG
- a CDS encoding cupin domain-containing protein encodes MRRDEFLALLSSESFDEVVTVTREPNGSLDLHAHPFEAKALILEGDLTIRIAAHARTYRAGDIFHLAPNIEHSEQYGPEGVSYLVGRK; translated from the coding sequence ATGCGCCGTGATGAATTTCTTGCGCTTCTTTCCAGCGAAAGCTTCGACGAGGTCGTCACGGTCACGCGCGAGCCGAACGGTTCGCTCGACCTTCACGCGCATCCGTTCGAAGCCAAGGCGCTGATTCTCGAAGGCGATCTCACGATTCGCATCGCCGCTCACGCGCGGACGTATCGCGCGGGCGATATCTTCCATCTCGCGCCGAACATCGAGCATTCGGAGCAGTACGGGCCCGAGGGCGTGAGCTATCTCGTCGGCCGCAAATAG
- a CDS encoding high-potential iron-sulfur protein, whose protein sequence is MKTSRRTFLITSVGVASTFALGSKAAFADAPKVPESDPTAQALGYKEDASKVDKAKFAKYAAGQDCGNCQFYQGKPTDAYAPCPMFAGKQVASKGWCSAYVKKA, encoded by the coding sequence ATGAAGACATCACGTCGCACGTTTCTAATCACCAGCGTGGGCGTCGCCTCGACGTTCGCGCTCGGCTCGAAAGCAGCATTCGCCGATGCGCCGAAAGTCCCCGAAAGCGATCCCACCGCGCAGGCGCTCGGCTACAAGGAAGACGCGAGCAAGGTCGACAAGGCCAAGTTCGCGAAATACGCCGCTGGTCAGGATTGCGGCAACTGTCAGTTCTATCAGGGCAAGCCGACCGACGCCTACGCGCCGTGTCCGATGTTCGCCGGCAAACAGGTCGCTTCGAAGGGCTGGTGCAGCGCGTATGTGAAGAAGGCATAA
- a CDS encoding MgtC/SapB family protein: protein MLPYPLLADAVLRMLTAMLIGCIIGIDRDLHGKPTGMKTLGLVSLGACIATMCAQGFSMTLSADADVSRAVQGIVTGVGFLGAGVILQNPRENRVRGLTTAASIWVTAAVGIVCGLGVWSVAFIAMLMMIALMVIGRVVEKRLLRRWMNKPEDERQKYGDIEEA from the coding sequence ATGCTTCCTTACCCTCTTCTCGCCGACGCCGTCCTGCGCATGCTGACCGCGATGCTGATCGGCTGCATCATCGGCATCGACCGCGATCTGCATGGCAAGCCGACCGGCATGAAGACGCTCGGGCTCGTGTCGCTCGGCGCGTGCATCGCGACGATGTGCGCGCAAGGCTTCTCGATGACGCTCTCCGCCGATGCCGACGTATCCCGCGCCGTGCAGGGCATCGTGACGGGCGTCGGCTTTCTCGGCGCAGGCGTGATCCTGCAGAATCCGCGCGAAAACCGCGTGCGTGGGCTTACCACGGCGGCGTCGATCTGGGTGACGGCGGCTGTCGGCATCGTGTGTGGGCTGGGCGTCTGGAGCGTTGCGTTCATCGCGATGCTCATGATGATCGCGCTCATGGTCATCGGGCGCGTGGTCGAGAAGCGTTTGCTGCGGCGCTGGATGAACAAGCCGGAGGACGAGCGTCAGAAGTATGGCGATATCGAAGAGGCTTGA
- a CDS encoding MFS transporter: MPGRRLNARAVTAAVIGNALEWYDFTVFGFMTVVIARLFFPTDSDYSSILLTTATFGVAFVMRPVGGIVLGLYADRAGRKAALTLVIGLMTLGIFLLAIAPPYSAIGIGAPLVIVFARLLQGFSAGGEFGSSTALLIEAAPFSKRGFYGSFQMASQAASLLLGAIVGAAISRGLSPEALDSWGWRVPFILGLVIGPVGLYIRRNMADTEAFLHAKKTARRATLGEVFSTHSREVLCGLGAVIALTVSVYVLIAYLPTFAVKQLKLPFGQSFTALIVGNLLLMVLSPVAGAWSDRIGRKGLSLWSLAITLVIIYPLFAWLAAEPSVMRLVIVQALLSIALSGYYGPFGALIAELFPAHVRSTGLSLAYNIAVMIFGGFGQFIVTWLIRVTESQLAPTFYVMGGLVLSLIAVACIPATRHADVDEARDFIR, from the coding sequence ATGCCAGGAAGACGATTGAACGCGCGCGCCGTGACGGCGGCGGTCATCGGCAACGCGCTGGAGTGGTACGACTTCACCGTGTTCGGTTTCATGACGGTCGTCATCGCGCGCCTGTTCTTCCCGACCGACAGCGACTATTCGTCGATTCTTCTGACCACCGCGACCTTCGGCGTCGCGTTCGTGATGCGGCCGGTCGGCGGCATCGTGCTCGGTCTCTATGCTGATCGCGCGGGGCGCAAGGCGGCGCTGACGCTTGTCATCGGTTTGATGACGCTCGGCATTTTTCTGCTGGCGATCGCCCCGCCGTACTCGGCGATCGGCATCGGCGCGCCGCTCGTCATCGTGTTCGCGCGACTGTTGCAGGGCTTTTCCGCGGGCGGCGAGTTCGGCAGTTCCACGGCGCTCCTGATCGAAGCGGCGCCTTTCTCGAAGCGCGGCTTCTACGGCAGTTTTCAGATGGCGAGCCAGGCGGCGTCGCTGTTGCTCGGCGCGATCGTCGGCGCGGCGATCTCGCGCGGTCTGTCGCCCGAAGCGCTCGATTCCTGGGGCTGGCGCGTGCCGTTCATTCTCGGGCTCGTGATCGGGCCGGTCGGTCTGTATATCCGCCGCAACATGGCCGACACCGAAGCGTTCCTGCACGCGAAGAAGACCGCGCGCCGCGCGACGCTCGGCGAAGTGTTCAGCACGCATAGCCGCGAAGTGCTGTGCGGGCTCGGTGCGGTGATCGCGTTGACGGTGAGCGTGTACGTGCTGATCGCCTATCTGCCGACATTTGCCGTCAAGCAACTGAAGCTGCCATTCGGGCAGTCGTTCACGGCGCTGATCGTCGGCAATCTGCTGTTGATGGTGCTCTCGCCGGTCGCGGGCGCGTGGTCGGATCGGATCGGGCGCAAGGGGCTGTCGCTGTGGTCGCTGGCGATCACGCTCGTCATCATCTATCCACTCTTCGCGTGGCTCGCGGCCGAGCCGAGCGTGATGCGGCTCGTGATCGTGCAGGCGCTGCTGTCGATCGCGCTCTCGGGCTACTATGGGCCGTTCGGCGCGCTCATCGCCGAGCTCTTTCCGGCGCACGTGCGCTCGACGGGGCTGTCTCTCGCGTACAACATCGCGGTGATGATTTTCGGCGGCTTCGGACAGTTCATCGTCACGTGGCTCATCCGCGTCACGGAATCGCAACTCGCGCCGACCTTCTATGTGATGGGCGGGCTCGTGCTTTCGCTGATCGCGGTGGCGTGCATTCCGGCGACGCGCCACGCAGACGTCGACGAAGCACGCGATTTCATCCGTTAG
- a CDS encoding endonuclease/exonuclease/phosphatase family protein yields the protein MRNPEHLPPGPSAHTATPDFTAVSWNLHKGRSPLGLRAWNAMQRWVQTTNADVYFLQEAMARRMPQPVLASGFGKPLNAPLDDVWHCQATEIATALELQIALGPNVFKPSWRHGNAILSPHPLDLSGRWDISAHRFEKRGLLVARATFAGQSVTLLCAHLALTRQARLRQMNWIAHWIAKEAPEGPLVLAGDFNDWRNDSVPLFAELGMNEVATMLGASGRTFPAFSPALALDKMFVRGLKPVEWLVPTQDTAWLSDHLPYMARLRVE from the coding sequence ATGCGAAACCCAGAACATCTTCCGCCGGGCCCATCCGCTCACACGGCCACGCCGGATTTCACGGCGGTCAGCTGGAACCTGCACAAGGGTCGCTCGCCGCTCGGCTTGCGCGCCTGGAACGCGATGCAGCGGTGGGTTCAGACCACCAACGCGGACGTCTATTTCCTTCAGGAAGCGATGGCGCGGCGCATGCCGCAGCCGGTGCTCGCCAGCGGCTTCGGCAAGCCGCTGAACGCACCGCTCGACGATGTCTGGCATTGCCAGGCCACCGAGATCGCCACTGCGCTCGAGTTGCAGATCGCGCTCGGGCCGAACGTCTTCAAACCGTCGTGGCGGCACGGCAACGCGATTCTTTCGCCGCATCCGCTCGATCTCTCCGGGCGCTGGGACATCTCGGCGCATCGGTTCGAAAAGCGTGGCTTGCTGGTCGCGCGCGCCACCTTCGCCGGTCAGTCGGTCACGCTGCTGTGCGCGCATCTCGCGCTGACGCGTCAGGCGCGTCTGCGTCAGATGAACTGGATCGCGCACTGGATCGCGAAGGAAGCGCCCGAGGGCCCGCTCGTGCTGGCGGGCGACTTCAATGACTGGCGCAACGATTCCGTGCCGCTATTCGCCGAACTCGGCATGAACGAAGTCGCGACGATGTTGGGCGCTTCGGGCCGCACGTTTCCGGCGTTCTCGCCCGCGCTCGCGCTCGACAAGATGTTCGTGCGCGGCCTGAAACCGGTGGAATGGCTCGTGCCGACGCAGGACACCGCGTGGCTGTCCGATCACCTGCCGTACATGGCGCGGCTGCGGGTGGAATGA
- the arsC gene encoding arsenate reductase (glutaredoxin) (This arsenate reductase requires both glutathione and glutaredoxin to convert arsenate to arsenite, after which the efflux transporter formed by ArsA and ArsB can extrude the arsenite from the cell, providing resistance.), giving the protein MTVTIYHNPKCGTSRNTLALIRNAGIEPNVIEYLTHPPGREALVALIARAGLSVREALREKGTPYAELGLDDPGLTDEQLIDAMLAHPILINRPFVDTPKGARLCRPSELVLDLLPEAQKGPFVKEDGEVVIDETGKRVR; this is encoded by the coding sequence ATGACCGTCACCATCTACCACAATCCGAAGTGCGGAACCTCGCGCAATACGCTCGCACTGATTCGCAATGCGGGCATCGAACCGAACGTGATCGAATATCTGACGCACCCGCCAGGCCGCGAAGCGCTCGTCGCGCTGATCGCGCGCGCGGGTCTGTCCGTGCGCGAAGCGCTGCGCGAAAAGGGCACGCCGTATGCCGAACTCGGTCTCGACGATCCGGGTCTTACCGATGAACAACTCATTGACGCGATGCTCGCGCATCCGATCCTCATCAACCGGCCGTTCGTCGATACGCCCAAGGGCGCGCGTCTGTGCCGCCCGTCGGAACTCGTGCTCGATCTCCTGCCCGAGGCGCAGAAGGGGCCGTTCGTGAAGGAAGACGGCGAAGTCGTCATCGACGAAACCGGCAAGCGCGTCCGCTAG